The following DNA comes from Meles meles chromosome 8, mMelMel3.1 paternal haplotype, whole genome shotgun sequence.
gaagcaggctccctgacgagcagagagcccgatgcgggtctcaatcctaggaccctgagatcatgacctgagccgaaggcagaggctttaatccactgagccacccaggcatcccaataaaaatcttttttaaaataataaaataaaatcatagagaTATATAATCTGAAAATAGGCAGAAGCAACTTCAGAAAGCATTCATTTTATGGGTAAAGAAACCCAGGCTCTGAGAGGAGAGGGACACCTGAATAATAACAGGACGAGGACCGGAGAGGGACACCTGAATAACAGGATGAGGACCGGAATTCAAGCTTTGAAACTCTCACCGTTATTTGATTCTAGAAACATTCACCAAGTGACCATTATGTATAGGGCACTACAAAATTTCAAGTTTCTACCAATATGTCATTCATACattaaatcagtaaaaaaaaaaaaaaaaaaaatgactgaatgcTATTTACCAGATACTCTGCTTAGAATGAAGACGTTGCCCACAAGGAATTCAGGGTAGTAAGAACACAAAAGGCTAAAGCAACAATTACAATACAGCTCAACAGGGTGTCTGACCGCAGGTTCTGGGAAGACATAAGAAAATCACCTACATACTCTCTTTGGTCCTGCCCTCCTTTACTCACCCATTCAGTTttatagacagagagacagacttCTCACTTTTCTAAGGagagcaagttaaaaaaaaaaaaagttctctcaaAGTAACTCACAGCGAACACCCGGAGTACCCATGCTACCAtgaaaaacaacatttttctaatgtGGTATCAGATCTGCAAGATtagatctattttaaaaaatcctcaaatataCATAATCTCATTACCCTTTTTTTAGAGTCGGTGTTTAGAAGTCAGACAGATCCTGAGAGTCAAACCCtcagttttctgtttatttgctgAGTGCTcgaattttaattttctcatctgcaaaatgggagaaaTACCCACCTTGCATGGTATCTGTGGGAATTAAAAATCCTGTCTTTCCTCTTAacgtcacaaaacaaactgagggtggccggggggaggggggtagggagagggtggtgggattatggacattggggagggtatgtgctatggtgagtgctgtgaagtgtgtaatacctggagattcacagacctgtacccctggggctaataatacattatatgttttttttttaaattattaaaaaaaaaatcctgtctttgacttttccaatgaagacaaatggctaacagacacatgaaaaaatgttcatcatcactagccatcagggagattcaaattaaaaccacattgagataccaccttaattaaaccagttagaatagccaaaattagcaagacaggaaacaatgtgtgttggagagaatgtggagaaaggggaaccctcttacactgttggtggagccactttggagaacagtgtggagattcctgaagaaattaaaattagagcttccctatgaccctgcaattgcactactgggtatttaccccaaagatacagatgtagtgcaaagaagggccatctgtactccaatgtttatagcagcaatggccacggtcgccaaattgtgcaaagaaccaagatgcccctcaacggacgaatggataaggaagatgtggtccatatacactatggagtattatgcctccaccaaaaggatgaatacccaacttttatatcaacatggacgggactggaagagattatgctgagcgaaataagtcaagcagagagagtcaattatcatatggtttcacttatttgtgaagcataagaataatatggaggacatggggagatggagaggagaagggagttgagggaaattggaaggggagatgaaccatgagagactatggactctgaaaaacaacctgagggttttgaaggggcggggatgggaggttgggggagccaggtggtgggtattaaggagggcacatattgcatggagcactgggtgtggtgcaaaaacaatgaattctgttatactgaaaagaaattttttaaaaatcctgtcttTCAAGTAATCAATACAGAATACACCGCATACATAACAAAAATTGTTTCTGATAACTAAAACACATTCAAATTTAATTAAGTGGGCACTGATTATCAAAATTTATCATAAAATCCCTGTGGTTACTAACTCTCCAGAATAAAAGTGtactttcaaaaatttttctaGTATTGTAATCACTGCACaatctttttactatttttggcATCAACATTCTGAGGATCCGTTGTGTACTAGCTGCTAcgtggagagaaaaatgaaaaataaaatcctacatTTAGGAAGTTTAGGATACAAATGAGAAAACGAGAGAACAGGTCTTTGTTCAAAGCAAGCAAATACCTTCTTGCAGATTTAGTCATGAAGATACCAGATGCCAGAATATAGTTCAGCTTAAGGAGGTGTAAGCTTAATGATCAGAACAAAATGGGATCGATTAGGAAAAACTGTATATAACAGACACATTACAGTATAATATATTCCTTTTCAGGTTAATTTAACAGGACTTCATATTATGTGATTATTCTTCAGTTTTCTGAATTAAAACTGTTCAGGTGGCCATAAGGTCTGGAAACACAGACAAATGTACATAATAAATAGTTTAATGATACTCCAACAAATGCTCAAAGAACACGCTGTTCCTCACTAGCAATTCCTGGTTCAACAAGACGTGCCAAACTGCACTGAACAACGTGCACTAAAGCGGTATTTTCACCAATCCTGGTACATCCACCAACAATGCATCACCAAGGTGATTTGTTGTCTCATTTTCACTGAATAAATTTGTGTCCCTACGTACCCAAGAAGCAATCAAGGAAGAAGTATATGTTCTTGGTTTCTGGACTCTGTGGTcacctatatttcttttttaagtttcacCTCCTAGAAGTCTTGCAAACATTTTTGCCATTCATATtataccaagaaaaaaatgaatactaaAAATGAGATAacggaaaaataaaattgatttattttacttttaaacttCACACAGCATTTTACTGAAAATGAAGTGCTTTTTAATCTATGAATAAAAGACTCTCTAAATGACACTCAGGATGTTTTAcaagtttgggttttgttttttttttaagattttttatttatttgacagagatcacaagtaggcagagagacaggcagagaggcaggcagagagagaggaggaagcaggcttcctgccgagcagagagcccgatgcggggctcgatcccaggaccctgggatcatgacctgagctgaaggcagaggttttaacccactgagccacccaggtgcccctacaagtTTGGTTTTAAGATAGATTTGAATTCACAACAGGTCTTATGCACAATGATTTCAATCAGTCAGGCACTCCAAACACAATGTGGAGGTGTAACAAGCATGTGATGAGTTCGTAATAGTCCAAGGGTATATAAAGACCTTTTTCAAATATGGAAAGAAATTAGTCTTTCTATAGTATTAACCCCTAAAAGCTATTCTCCTTTATAGACAACAATATTATTGTCAGTTTCATACACTTTTACTTTATAAAGAACTCCCAGAGGAAGAAATTTCTGGAGGTTTTCCCAGATATATACAGCCACATTTTCTGTCGTGctgtagaaaaaaaaaggaaagaagatcaaaggcaaataaataaaatttcatttttgatatttatagagaacagaaattctagatttaaaagataatattaaaCAAAACTTCAGAAATCACACAGCATTTGACAGCAATTATTCTTTCTTACTATCTACTAAGGAAAGCTGGTCACACTCACCTTACAACATCTGCAAAGTATGGCACATCCAGATCCAGATTCTTATGATCGAGGGGCTTCATAATTGCCTCCTACATACAAGACGAAGGAAAAACATCACTCGTTCCATTTAGGGCTCAAATTCTGAAGTGTTCTATCTTTGCCCCTAAACCTTACCTCATCAGTGAGCCACTAACTCAGTACTTCTAAGTACTCTGTCTGTGTCTCACTAAGCAACActtaaagttgaaaaataaagcaaggccCGGATCTCCATAAGGACTGGTTCTCCTCATTACTAAATGCAAAGATGTAAGAAATCAAAAAGTACAGGAGAATTCACTGGAGCTTTCTTGTAACCAGCCATTGCGGTTCAGAACTGAGTTAAACGCTTCTTGAATTCTGTCCAAAAACTTACCAAAAATACTAACTGCTAAAAATACTTCACCACACAGTCTTCTCTTCAGCCCAATGCCACAACGTCATTAGGACAAGGATCCAGTGAGTACCACTTTACAAAGCAGACTAAGAGTTAAACTATGTAAGTAGTTCTAAATTTCCACTATGAGGAGTAATTTAAGAAAGATCTTGGactcttaggagaaaaaaatataaaagtatgtGAAGACTGTTGCTTCCTAATACGTGTATATATTAACATAATGTTTTCCTTTGTCAGTGGCAAGAACAGTAATTgccttatttttctcactttttactTTCAGCTATTGTACAAAATCTAAGCATTTGTGAAACAATCTAATTTCCCAATGGTGTGTTTCTCAGAAGGgtacattaataataatagtaatcatTTTTTGAGTAAAGCCAGAACCATATGAAAAGAGTCAAGCCTCAAACCAAATAGCCTTTAAAACAGATCAGATGAAGGGCAGTTCCAACATGGATACCAAGAAAATACCTGTTTTCCTCTTTGATTCCAATTCATGtcccaacttttctttcttttttttttttttttttaaagattatttatttatttgatagagagagatcacaagtagatagagaggcaggcagagagaggaggaagcaggctccccaccgagcagagagcccgatgtggggctcgatcccaggaccccgagatcatgacccgagccgaaggcagcggcttaacccactgagccacccaggcgccccccaactttTCTTTTGAAGCTTCTTCCAAAGGCCCCTTCTGAATTTATAAGCCACGATGAGCCACTCTTACTGATGGGATTGCATGGTATCCCTCAGGTACAAAAAGTGGGGAAGAGCTCTCTACAAAGAACCTCTCCTCCAGCACGCGGTCATATGTTTGCATGGGACGCCTCATATTTCCTACACTATTGTCGTGTATTGCACAGCACtctgtgcatatatatttaatgtcCCCAGTAAATGCAAAAACTCTGTCTTTATAGCTTTCCTAAAGTACCTGAAAAACACTGCTGTCTGTTCATTcacagattattcttttttttttttctgaagatttatttatttatgagagacaggGAGCATGCACGCACATGTATGGtcggaaaggcagagggagaaagagaattctgaagcagactcccccctaagtgcagagtctgatttggggctgatcccaggaccccaagaccatgaactgagctgaaatcaaaagttggttgCCCAagtgactgagcaacccaggcgcccctctgatttatttattcgacTAAAACTTACCGAGCGCTTATTATTGTTTGCCTCCTACAAAGGTAACATGAGCACTCTGTGGACAAGGGCTATGTCACAGTCACCTCTGTACTTGGTACTTAGCTCAAAAACACGCAGAGCAGGCAAAGTTGCTGAATATATGGATGATAAGTACCATAGAAGCAGTAATGATCATTAACAGCCTTTTTATGAGACAAATGTCAGATTTTAGAACAAGAGTAAGGAGCAAagtgggcacatgggtggctcagtcagttaagcatctgccttcggctaaggtcatgatcctagggtcctgggatcgagtcccgagtcagactccctgctctgcggggagcctgcttcttcctctctctctgcctgcctcaccccctgcttgtgctctctcttttaaataaaataaaatctttaaaaaaaaaaaagagtaaggagcAGAGTTTAAGAGAAGAACCaaacaaagaggtaaaatgaTGGAACAATAAGAATAAAGCTGGATAGGAGGAAGTCCGTTCCCAACTTTGTAAAAGACTAACCCCACGACCTAAGGCATGTCAGTGAACTGTTTGGCATTCTCAATCTTAATCTATGGAATGAAGAAGTTGGTTTGGATAATCTCTAAAGTCTCTGACAATGCAGGATTTCTAAAATGATATGGTCAACAAGTCACTAATTGAACTCCTTCTTCTGTGTTACCCCTATGGTAAACTGCCTCAGTGAGTTTATCATAAAACTAGAGTGAGTAACACAGGGTAGTGTTAAAAGCTATGATCAAAAGCGTAAGGAaaatccagagaaggaaaggaaagcttCAAGGAAAAAGCCTTATCTTGAAGGAAAGGCAGAATTTGTTAAACGGAGGGAATGAGGATACACCAGCAAGACATACAAGATGAGCCTGTCACTGTTATTCCCATCATTGCAATATAACTGTAACTTATTTCCTTTAAATCACCCAAGCAACTTTAGAAAAACATGAGAgtaattcctccaactacttccCTACTCCCACACCCAAATCCATTCACAAGGTCATGGAACCTCTGGAGATACTTGGTTGGGGAGGTAATGGGGGGGGGTATCAAATATACCTAGAGGACAGTACATAATAAGCAACCAATATGTCATTACCTCCATATACTCTTTGAGGTCGGTCAAATTCATAACCATTCCTGTAACAGGATCAATCTAAAGAGTAAACAAAGGTGAATGTTAGTATAATACGCTCTTCGTATTTAAACCTCTGTGAAATTATTAAAGGCTGTACAATGTGCAAAACTTGTCCCCACATCTGCCTTCATCCCCAGGACATTCATCGATCTCAGTAAGGAAACACCAGGTGCTCCAGGAACCCCTTTCATAGTCCTGCTCTTCTACCTGTCCACATAGAGCAGATTAAAGATAACCCTTTGGGAGAGGAAAGGCCTAGAACAGTAGCAGCTCACCATACACAAAGGACAACAATGAAGCAATACTGATTTGAACAGAATTTTTCAACACAGAATCCATCACGGTGGCTGAGAGGGCCCACAATCTGCACAAATCACACAGATCTTTTCAGCACGTACCTCTCCATGCACTGTCACCACAACtatgggaaagaaaacagaataccAAAAAACCACATGACTTTCAACAGGTAACACCCAAGCGCAAGTTAACAGTATAACTTAAGTGTTAGATTTCTGCCCTGCAAAGctctatttatatttttccctCAAACAGCTGTTCTGTTAGTTAAGATCTTTTTATCAACCAAAGCAAGATCAGCCAAGACAGAGAAGCTCAGCAGGAGCTTTGGCTAAGCAGAACAGCCCAGCCAAGGCCAGAAAGGGTGTACATTCGGCTTATGATGTCAATGCACTAGGTAGGAATGTCCACTAGGTAGGATTGAGATGCTGCTCGATCACTGCCTGCAAAAGTAGAAAATGTACAGAAAGACATCCAGCTACCCACCAAGCTGGACCAACACTGGGCAGGACCTTTCTCAGCAAGCAAAACCACTACTGGGCCTAACATTCTGATCCCTTCACTCACACAAACATATATAGTTTATGGTAATGTTCTGTAAGTTAACAAAGTGCTTGTATGAACCATTTGAAAAATGATGATCAGAGTGTTTTACAAACTAGTGACctgtatatgtatttttcagcTCCACATAAACACCATTAGGTATTACGTGATAAGTGAGCAAACTAAAAATGACAAATATCATAGATCAACTATGATATTTATATCATAGTTGTAGCAGTAACTAAACTAGAAATTCTGATCTTCTGACATCTTTTGGATCTTTTTACTCTACCGAACTATATGCTGCTGATACTCCATCGCTTACAGAACTGTTTTTTGAGATACCAGCTTTATCTCAAAGAATTAAGTCTTGAACACTCACATAAATGATTTTCTTGGAACACTGCAGGCAGTTTTAGACTCAACATGTTTTTCTGCCATACAGCATATTCGTAGCCAATATCTCCCTTTTGTCAATCATTATTTACTCAAGGAATAcaatctaatgtttttaataCAATCTAATTTTAACATTAGCCTGAGCAATACCTAATGAGAAGGAAGTAGGTGCCAAAAGAATCCATTATGCACACAAACAccaaggggggggggcagattgTTTAAACCATTCATTATCTCTAACAGAGCAGATACTTGCAAGGTAAAACTTAAGACACATCCAACCAAGgcaacagatttttttcattctgagCTTCCATGTAACTTCTCATTCAAGGCTCAAAGATGCTTTGTCCATAACGTTTCTTACTCAGTAAGACTCTATTTGCTGATCACACTTTCATCCTTATTGAAAGGGCCAAAATTTCATCAGTTTCTCTCTCACCTTTATAATTGTGCCCATGGCCATTTGGATTGTTGCATTTCCCAAACAGCTTCAAATTTTCTTCATTACTCAGAGATTTGctgacccaaaaaaaaaaaaaaatttttaacatgacACAAGTTCAGACACTTTCCCTGTTCCCTACATTTACTATTTGCTCTAGCCTTTGAAAAGCTTCACAGTTTATTACTTTAGCTCACCAAATGGAGAGTCATAAATCAACTTGATTTCCTTAGTCCACTTTCTGGCAGGAACCAGTGTATGTCCCCTCATTGGGCTACCGTAATACAAATGAGTGTAAACGAAGTCCACAGCCTTGTTCCACAGCAAGATTCCGACTGATCTGCTCAAGGCCTTAAATTTTTcaactcaacaaacatttactgggtACCCATTACGTAGTAGACATGGACTGAACAAAGCAAGGACACACAATGATAAAAGATGCTTGTCTTCAAGTGGCTTAGAGTgaaggagaggggaagtgagttggggaaaatggGAGGCAGAGACcaaccatgagactgtggact
Coding sequences within:
- the PTS gene encoding 6-pyruvoyl tetrahydrobiopterin synthase isoform X2, encoding MSMAGAGEGGHPRARVSRLVTFSATHRLHSKSLSNEENLKLFGKCNNPNGHGHNYKVVVTVHGEIDPVTGMVMNLTDLKEYMEEAIMKPLDHKNLDLDVPYFADVVSTTENVAVYIWENLQKFLPLGVLYKVKVYETDNNIVVYKGE